CTAGACTTTGAGGGCGTGCTTCTTGAGGGCGGAAAAGTCCACGTGTTCGAGCGCGAGGATATGCGTGGCCTCGAGATCCACGGGAGGCGCGGCGCCGGCTTCATAGGCTTCCTGCCAGCGGGACGCGCACAGACACCAGCGGTCGCCGGGCTTCAGGCCGGGAAACTCCATTTCGGGGCTCGGTGTCGTGAGATCATTGCCCCGCGAACGTGAGAACTCAAGGAACTCCCGCGTCATTTCCGCGCACACGACGTGCACGCCCAGGTCCCCGGGCCCGGTGTTGCAGCGGCCGTCCCGGTAAAAACCCGTTGCTTCGCAGCACGGCTTCAATTCCCCGCCTAAAACGTTTTTCGCCTGAGCCATAGAGCGAATATAGTGAAAAGCCCGTTCCCGATCAAGCCTGATTTTCCCGGCCGAGCAGCATGAAGGGCAGACTCATGAGGAAAATCGCGGTATCGAAGACAAACAGAGTGAATGCGGTTTCCCATGCGCCCCACCCCGAATAAACGATGGATTTGGCAATGGCGAAAAAAGCCAGGTAAAAAGCCGCGGCCAGCGCGCAGGCCAGGATCAGCGGATTCAGCCCGGGTCCGGAAAAAACTTCCGCCTTGATGACGAGCAGCAGGACCAGCCACAGGAAAAGAAAAAGCGAGCCTCCGAGGATGAGGATGCCGGCGAGCGTCATGTCCGGCGCGGGCGGTGACTGAAACCATTTCGTGGACACGTTCCAGGTATTGACGGCGCAGACGCCGGGGCCGAAAAATGCGAAGCCCAGACGCTGGAACCAGGTTGAAGAGATCGGAAACGGAGGCTTGCCGCCGTCGACCAGAAAAAACGCGCCGAGCATGATGGCCATGCCTCCCGCGCCGCCCCACATCTGGTCTCTCAAGGTCCACCAATCCACCGGGCCCGGGAGCAGGCCTTTGTCGCCGTAATAAAGGATGACGACTGCGCCCAGGAAGCCGAGTCCGAATCCCAGCAGGCCGCAAAGTCCGAGGACCGTGACGGACGCGGCCTTCACGATCAAAAAATTGTAGGCCTGGAGCACGAGGATGAGCAGCGTAAACGTGATGAAGATGGCCGCATTGGATTCGCCCAGCTTGAAGATCGCGATCAAGGCGGCGACGCCGAGCCCGATAATCAAGAGATAGTCGCGCGCCTGCAAAGGCTTTTCGGAAAGGGCATAGCCGAGGTAAGTCGCCCCGATGCATCCCCAGCTTGCGCCGGTGAACAGAATCGAAAGAAGCTGCGGAATGCACGACGCGAGGCTGGGCTGCTGCAGGATGTAATCGATCGTCGCGCCGTAAGGAATGTTTTCGCCTCCGAGCACGAAACCCAGGATGCCGAAGAAAGCGGCCTGAGCGAAAGAACGGCGGCTGGATTTCCAGGGCACTGCGCACGTGACGGCCGCTCCCGCGAGAGCGCCCGCAGCCGCGGCGCCCCATTCATGGCCGAATTGGCCTCGGACAGGCCAGGCAAAACTCATCATGACGGTCCCGAGCAGGACGGCAAGGATGCGGTAAAAGAGCGTATTGACGTTCACGGGACCTCCTTTTTTAGTGTATCATTCTGAATTATTACGGCAGGACGCCGCCAAATCTTCGGAGAAAGAACGATGAAAAGCTACGTGATGCCCCGCGACAACGCCCTGATCCAGAAGGCCTATGACGACAAGGGCTACGTTTCCGTGGACGATTTTCTGCCTGAGGACGCGGCCCAGGAACTCGTGAAGCGCTGGGACAACACGACCTGGGAAGAAATCAATCAGGTGCGCCCGGATCATTACAAGCACGTGTTCGCCACGCAAAGCCCTTTTCTCCCCCGCCCGGAAGAAGCGTACATGGCGCGCTTCGACAGGTCGAAACCCATCGAGGAAGCCGCGGACTTCAAGGCTTTCTTCCAGAAGCATTTCATTCCCATGATGGACAAAGTGACGGGAAAAAAGATGCAGCATTTCGACGCGCGCTGCTACCGCCTGAGGCCGGGGCAGTTTTACCGCGCGCACATCGACGACTATGCGGGCGAGGTCGGGATGATTTATTATTTCAATACGCGCTGGTGCTGGGATTGGGGCGGGCTTTTGATGGTGACGCTGGACAATGACCCGGACTTCTGCGACGTGATCTATCCGAAATTCAACCGGCTGGTGCTTCTCAACCACCGGACGTTCCGTTTTCCGCACTTCATCAATCCGGTCACGGATTACGCGAAAACGCCGCGTTACACCATCGTGGCATTCTGCAAATAAGCTAGTCCACGGTCCGGATCAGCATCTTGCCGTAGGCATGACTCAGGACTTCGTACTTCTTCAGGCCGCTTCCTTTTAGAACCTCGAACTGATCTTCTTTCATCAGGCAGAACATCCGCTTGCCGCCTTCGTTGAAAATCCGGGACATGGCATCCGCCGACATGAACCATTTCTTGCTGTCGGCCTCATTCTCCGGCTCCTCGCTTTCCTGGGTCAGCGTGCCGCGGTTATCGCCGATCACGGCCACGCGGCGGCGCAAATGGAACGGAAAATCGGAAAAGGTATCCGGAGAAGCGAAAACCGCCGCGACACCGTCGGTTCCCAGGAGCGGCTCGATCAGGCGCGCTTCTTCATACGTGCTCTCGAAAGGATTGAGGGTCTTCATTCCGACGAAGGTGGTCATGAGCACACCGTAAACGATGACGGCCGTGCCCGCGAAAGCCGCTTTGAATCTTCCTTTGAAACCCAGCCACGCCGCGGGAAACAGCATCAGCACGAAAACGGATCCCGCGAAAAGCAAAGGCTTCAGGGCCCGCGCGGTTTCATCCAAGTCCCCGAGCAGCGCGTAAAGCGCGAGTCCCGCGGCTCCCGCCGCGGAAACGGCGAGCAGCGACGCCCACGTTCTTTTCGCGGCTTTCACGACCAAAGCTGAGGCGTTCCCGCTGCTGAGCGAAGAAAAGAAAAGGCCGAGAAGCATGGCCAGCGGCACGCTGAGCGGAAGAATGTAATACGGCAGCTTGGAGCGCGGGATGCTGAAGAACACGAAAACCCCGAGGATCCAAGCAATCAGGAACTTCACTTTGTCCCGCGGGAATTCGCCGGACTTCAGGCCGGAAACCACGCCGGCCGGAATGAAGAGCGACCACGGGAACGCCACGCCGAAAAGGATGGGCACGAAAAACCAGAAAGGCCGGACCCTTCCGAAAGTCTTCGTCGCGAAACGGGCAAACTGGTGTTTCAGGAAAAAGACCTCGAAAAATTCCGGTTCCCGCCGCCAGACCGCGAGAAAACACGGCAGGGCCGTAGCCGTCACGATCAGGATTCCCCACGGAATGTGCATCTTGAGAATTTCTCCGAGGCGCCGCGTCCATACGAGGAATGCCAGAAAAATGAGGCCCGGCAGCACGATGCCGATCAGCCCCTTGGTCAAGACGGCCAGCCCCATGAAAAAATACGCAGGCAGGTACAAATGGCGTTTTTGTTCAAAGCATGCCGCCATCAGAAAGAAAATCGCACAGCTCAGCCAGAGAGTCAGGACCATGTCGATGACCGCAAACCGGCCCACCAGGACATAGCCGACCGACGTCGCGAGAATCACGGCGCTATGTCCAGCGGCGCTTCCCGAAAAAAAACGGCGCGCGAAAAAATAAGTCAGCAAAAGCCCCAGAAGAGCGGCGGCGATGGCCGGCAGCCGGGCGCTCACGCTGCTGACCCCGAAGAGAACGTAAGCCGCCGCGTTGGGAAGAAAGGCAAAGGGCGGTTTTTCCAAGTAATCGACGTAGTTGAAAGAAGGGACGACGAGCTCGCGGCGTTCGAACATCTCGCGGGCAATTTCGCCGTGGCGGCCTTCATCCTGCGACCAGAGGGGAATCTCGTTGGACTTATAAAAAAAGAGAAGAAGCGCGGCGGCAGCAAGGCCGAGCACGACGAGCGTTTTCTTCACCGGCACTCTCCCCGGGTTTTCAGGCTGCGCCATACGGCCATGGCCATGACGGCGCCGAGCCCCAGGGCGAAAAGCGTGTCCGAAGGCCAATGCTTGTTCAGGCTGACGCGGGAAAACGCCGTGGCCAAAGGCAAAAGTACCAGCGCCCATCTCAAAGGGTTCGGCGCGGCAGTGCAGAAAAGGTAGAAGCTCATGCCGGAAACAACGGCCACGTCGCCGGAGGGAAAACTCTGGAAGGCGCGGTCGTCCTGGAAGAGGCCCGCTCCGTTAAAAAAAGAAAAGGGCCCGAGATCCGCATAAGGGCGCGCGCGCAGCAGGATGAATTTGAGCGCGTACGCCAGGGTCGAAGCAAGGGCCGCGGAAAAAATCATCCCCCGCCCCGCGTCCTGCAGGCTGCCGCGTTTGCCTAGAACACCGGCCAGGTAACAAAGGCCCGCCGCGAGCCAGGGATGCATGTGCCTGCCGAGCGTACCGCCGAAGGAAAATAACGCGGGAGCAACAGGGAGGGTCGTAGAGCGGACCGCATTCAGCACGACAGTGTCGGCCAGAGAAAAAAGTGCGGCAAACAGGGACAAAAAGGCCAAGGCCGCGAGCATGGGTCGTTTATCGGCAAGGAGGAAAGCACGGAAAGCCCGCGGCAGTTCTCCCGTGCTCCATTCGCGGGCAAGGATCAGGACCACGCAAAAAAGGGCAATCAGCTTAGGCAGCATTCCGGCAATCGATGTCATTTCTTCCCCTTGTTTCGTCCGGAATGCAACCCTATTCCGAAAGCAGGATTATACCGAATTCAGCGCCCCGATTCTACAAACGCTTGCGCCGATTCTCCAGTTTCGTCTCCTGGGCAACGGCGAGGATTAAGACGAAACAAAAAAACAAGGAAGATC
This Verrucomicrobiia bacterium DNA region includes the following protein-coding sequences:
- a CDS encoding DUF2237 domain-containing protein — its product is MAQAKNVLGGELKPCCEATGFYRDGRCNTGPGDLGVHVVCAEMTREFLEFSRSRGNDLTTPSPEMEFPGLKPGDRWCLCASRWQEAYEAGAAPPVDLEATHILALEHVDFSALKKHALKV
- a CDS encoding 2OG-Fe(II) oxygenase codes for the protein MKSYVMPRDNALIQKAYDDKGYVSVDDFLPEDAAQELVKRWDNTTWEEINQVRPDHYKHVFATQSPFLPRPEEAYMARFDRSKPIEEAADFKAFFQKHFIPMMDKVTGKKMQHFDARCYRLRPGQFYRAHIDDYAGEVGMIYYFNTRWCWDWGGLLMVTLDNDPDFCDVIYPKFNRLVLLNHRTFRFPHFINPVTDYAKTPRYTIVAFCK
- a CDS encoding glycosyltransferase family 39 protein is translated as MKKTLVVLGLAAAALLLFFYKSNEIPLWSQDEGRHGEIAREMFERRELVVPSFNYVDYLEKPPFAFLPNAAAYVLFGVSSVSARLPAIAAALLGLLLTYFFARRFFSGSAAGHSAVILATSVGYVLVGRFAVIDMVLTLWLSCAIFFLMAACFEQKRHLYLPAYFFMGLAVLTKGLIGIVLPGLIFLAFLVWTRRLGEILKMHIPWGILIVTATALPCFLAVWRREPEFFEVFFLKHQFARFATKTFGRVRPFWFFVPILFGVAFPWSLFIPAGVVSGLKSGEFPRDKVKFLIAWILGVFVFFSIPRSKLPYYILPLSVPLAMLLGLFFSSLSSGNASALVVKAAKRTWASLLAVSAAGAAGLALYALLGDLDETARALKPLLFAGSVFVLMLFPAAWLGFKGRFKAAFAGTAVIVYGVLMTTFVGMKTLNPFESTYEEARLIEPLLGTDGVAAVFASPDTFSDFPFHLRRRVAVIGDNRGTLTQESEEPENEADSKKWFMSADAMSRIFNEGGKRMFCLMKEDQFEVLKGSGLKKYEVLSHAYGKMLIRTVD
- a CDS encoding phosphatase PAP2 family protein, whose translation is MTSIAGMLPKLIALFCVVLILAREWSTGELPRAFRAFLLADKRPMLAALAFLSLFAALFSLADTVVLNAVRSTTLPVAPALFSFGGTLGRHMHPWLAAGLCYLAGVLGKRGSLQDAGRGMIFSAALASTLAYALKFILLRARPYADLGPFSFFNGAGLFQDDRAFQSFPSGDVAVVSGMSFYLFCTAAPNPLRWALVLLPLATAFSRVSLNKHWPSDTLFALGLGAVMAMAVWRSLKTRGECR